A stretch of the bacterium SCSIO 12827 genome encodes the following:
- the tpiA gene encoding triose-phosphate isomerase has protein sequence MSQGRTPLIAGNWKMNGGLDEVDSLAGELARRMTALDGPPAFDMALCPPFPLLPMIAARIEESGLALGAQDCHGKEQGAHTGDVSATLLAQVGCSFVIVGHSERRTDHHETDAQIVEKARAAQAAGLCAIVCVGETEAERDAGRAAEVVVGQVAGSVPEGSNPDNLVIAYEPVWAIGTGKTATPGDAQEMHAAIRASLADRFGADVAAGVRILYGGSMKPGNAAELLALADVDGGLIGGAALKADDFWAIAQAVA, from the coding sequence ATGAGCCAAGGGCGGACGCCGCTGATCGCGGGCAACTGGAAAATGAACGGCGGACTGGACGAGGTCGATTCCCTGGCCGGCGAGCTGGCCCGGCGCATGACCGCACTGGACGGACCGCCCGCGTTCGATATGGCGCTGTGCCCGCCGTTTCCGCTGCTGCCCATGATCGCCGCCCGAATCGAGGAAAGCGGCCTGGCGTTGGGCGCCCAGGATTGTCATGGCAAAGAGCAGGGGGCCCATACAGGCGACGTCAGCGCGACACTGCTGGCCCAGGTCGGCTGCAGCTTCGTCATCGTCGGCCATTCTGAGCGGCGCACGGACCATCATGAAACCGACGCCCAGATTGTGGAAAAGGCCCGGGCGGCGCAGGCGGCGGGGCTGTGCGCCATCGTCTGCGTCGGTGAGACTGAAGCCGAACGCGACGCCGGCCGCGCCGCCGAGGTCGTGGTCGGCCAGGTCGCGGGATCCGTCCCGGAAGGATCAAACCCGGATAATCTGGTCATCGCCTACGAGCCCGTGTGGGCGATCGGCACGGGCAAGACCGCGACGCCCGGGGATGCTCAGGAAATGCATGCGGCGATCCGCGCATCGCTGGCCGATCGGTTCGGTGCGGACGTGGCGGCAGGGGTGCGTATTCTCTATGGCGGATCGATGAAGCCAGGCAACGCGGCGGAGCTTCTGGCCCTGGCCGACGTCGACGGCGGGCTGATCGGCGGGGCCGCGCTTAAGGCCGATGATTTCTGGGCGATTGCCCAGGCCGTGGCGTAA
- the secG gene encoding preprotein translocase subunit SecG: MQNVILVIHLLLAIGLVGVVLLQRSEGGGLGIGGSGGGGGMGGFMTGRATADLLTRTTAILATAFMITSLMLAIIAAHDRKAATGSILDQPAQTAPASSEPAAPAAPIAK; encoded by the coding sequence ATGCAAAACGTGATCCTGGTCATTCACCTGCTGCTGGCCATCGGCCTCGTCGGCGTGGTGCTGTTGCAGCGCTCCGAAGGCGGCGGCCTGGGCATTGGCGGCAGCGGCGGTGGCGGCGGCATGGGCGGTTTCATGACTGGGCGCGCCACGGCGGACCTGTTGACCCGCACCACGGCGATCCTGGCGACCGCGTTTATGATCACCTCGCTTATGTTGGCGATCATCGCCGCCCACGACCGTAAGGCGGCGACGGGGTCGATTCTCGACCAGCCGGCCCAGACGGCGCCCGCATCGAGCGAACCCGCGGCCCCTGCAGCCCCGATTGCCAAGTAG